The DNA region aatttaaataaaaatacacactTTTACAAAGTTTGTGTCATCCCCtctgaaatatatttaaaaaattaatttaaaaaaatcaatttaaatacaactttaaaaatatcattataTTGGTGAAATCACGATTTCAACAATCGTGATTTCACCAATATATGaaagattttatgatttttataaaaaaatccaattgaTTGGAGGCTTTTTTGTacaaaactgtttatttttttttgttttctaatattttgtttttagtttttattgatttaaatttaaaaatatttttttttctcatatggcccgcaagctcatgtgagcttcaaatttggcccgccattcaaaaactttgagcacccctggtgtacttggttttagtgaatttcaaggaacaatccaaattatccagcatcattcaaacacgaccgcttaaatattaggcttaaaatgggcatatttcccctaggaCCTAAAACAAATACGATatattgtgaattgattattttctaataaaattacttgaattgattttttttttgttttatcagcagtattaacttaatttttggtcccaattgttgaaaataataaaatttaaatctttcaTCGTTTCAGCAAAACACCCAGCGGCCGACCAAGTTCCGGGTGGAGAACTCGTGGGGCGAGGACCGCGGCGAAAAAGGCTACCTCATCATGACGGCCGAGTGGTTCAAGGAGTTTGTGTTCGAGGTCGTCGTCGATCGCAGCATAGTGCCGCAGGACGTGCTGGACGTGTTCGATCTGCCGCCAACCGTGCTGCCCGCGTGGGATCCGATGGGCACGCTGGCCAAGTAAACCAACTATCTCGACgtgtttattttttggttttgattcTCTTCTTCTTACACACGCGcacgcatgaaaaaaaaaacaaatattgtggAAGCCATTCTTGCTTCTTTCGCGGCAAGAATTAATATTATATATATAGTTAATATGTAAACTGTAtttaaataacaataataattaaaatgattgTCCCAAGGTATAACAAAAAAGGACACGGAGACACAGAGACATGAGTAAgcaaatacacattttttaaaagaaaataaagaatgcAACGAtatgaaattgtgaaaaaagtgcttttcaTTTACAACGAAATTTCCTTTTACAATAATAATGACTAAAGTTTTCCTTATCCAAAAAAAAGTGATAAATCCACAGCAAACGGTTCAACCGCCACCATCTTAGCTTCCTCCACTTCTACTGCTTGGGTCGGTTCAGCCGCTTCTGGTACAGCTCGTACTCGTAGCGCAGCTTGGACCAAATTCCGAGGCACATTTTGAGCAGGCGCGTGTCCGGCTCGTACTGGCGCTTCTCGGCGCGGTAAATCTGCTGCACGATGCGTTTCGCCGCCCCGAACTGGTACTTTTGGATGAGCGAAATGGCCATGTACAGACGGCAGCGCGCAATCAGCGAGGGTTCGCCCAGCCGCAGTGCGAACCTCATCTGCTGCAGGGAGATCTTGCCGGCGACGTCCGCCTGAAAGAAGATTTATATGAGTTGACGAGTCAAGGttaaaatttgaggtatttcTTACGCAAGCCAGCTTGTAATCTCCCAGCGCGGAGAAGGCCCCTCCGAGGGTTGAAAGCCACGACATCATCTCGTCCAGCTCTATCCGCTCCCAAAGTATACGGTTCGCGCGTTCACCCCTAAAATCACAGAacgacacttgaaaaatctagaTCCTTCCAAAACGCAACGTCTCAGCTAAACCCACCACTCGTAATCGATCGGTTCCCTGCTAGGGGGATGCAGCTTAACTGCAAGCTTCTGGCGTTCCGGACAGAAATCCAGCAACGCATTGGCAATTCTCAAACGGTACCGCGGGAAGCATTCGAGATCCGCCAGAAAGTGGTTCAAATCTATCGAATCCGTGTGTACAACTCGAACTCCTGTGTCTTTGTCCAGTTCAGTTTTGTGGCGCTTTTTGACGCGGGTTTGGCCAAGCCGGTACTGGTCTATGGAATCGGTGTAGTCCACAACGTAAAACAGGGCCATTTTTGCTGTGAATAAGGAACAAAACTACACAGAATTTCACTAGAAACAGTAAAGGCAGTGCACGATACGGAGCGATTTGTTATGAAACTGCACTGAAAGcaaaacagctgattttgagAAACGTCAAAACATAGACACGGATAAACCAGTTTGGGCGAGTTTGGTTAAGTTTAGTGCTTTTTACAGGGGGTTGCAATTGTTTTAGGGAAATCCGTTTTGTCTTGCTGAAGTAGAGTTCCTAAATAGGGGGAcaggtcgaagtgaatttgacgtacccaaacaggcacgaatttgacgtatccaaacgagaaTTTTCcattacgcccagcaaaacttatcagtgttgccaagctaaaaactgaaaatttagcaagcttagaccagtctccctatttagggtctctagtttGAAGACAATATTGCGCAagatattgcgcgtattcccgaaaaagacaaggtttttgaaataaatcgaaataaaagCGCGAGTGTTTTTCATCTCGTGAAGCAATTTTCTGTTGTTTCTTTTCTGAGTGTATCCCAAATTTCACAcgcgaaaccaaaacaaaatttcgccgcgTCGCCAGTTGAGTTGCGAAAAGACTCGCGCCGCGACTTACACGGAGCACGGAATCGATCACGAAAATCTACCGGAAATCTTCTGTGAGCGTGGATTCGATCAACCGGATGGACCATTTCATGATGTCTAGCTTGGAGAGGATAATTAAAGCGCTTTTGATTTTCAGATTGATGGCTAGGTCTTCCCATTTTGACACTAGAGCTTACCCGCAACAACCCGCATCAGCAAAACTCTCCTGGTGGAAGGTCACAACGAACCGGATTGAGGTCCTTCGACAATGATGGccacttgttttgttttataaggctttctagtcaaaaatttaccaacacattcaaagtatgtttacatgacagctggacgtttgtttgcatcaggtttcctatctctttcaagcaaaaattttttgtcaggcgacttctagctggtttttttgactgactgcccgatatgtcagccaacatacttcgcagggctgtgacagctacagctcgatcattgtttgcatcaggacactgtgacgaggagttcgtcatttttgagttaaattatatttttttcactgggcctagaaagccttatttagACGGAAATTTATCCGTAATCAGAAACTTAAACCCACAGTAATTTGGAACCCCGCGTTGAACTTGAAGTTTTGAACGATCGGTGTTCCAAATGAATTTGGTCTTAACCAAGACTTTTTCCTTTCTGCGTCGTTTTCTGAAGCTGAAAATCGACTAAACTTCATAAATTACCCCAATTGAAACAGTTCTAAGTGGTAGCAGAACTAAAACCAAgattttaaacaataatttcaTCTAAAACGTTCCATTTTCTTggcaaatcacaaaaaaatcagccACGTTTTTCTCAACATCCAAAGCCGTCTAACAAAAAAAGCAAGcacactgattcaaaatcacccaaacatgcttgacagatatttcgcgacagaaaatcgtcgcgagagttaaacttgctcaattcggtttagtgccgcggCGACAATATCAGCCtagaaacgacgcgccgcactttcatCAAATgctcgctgtcaaatcccatagagttatctacgtgtgcatgtattgcgtgtacgtacacgaaaaagattgaggttgaATTTTGTCCatccagcaaaatcaaatggtgcgctagtatgcgtacgcgaaacgtcataaagctctatccagatttttaagcgaaaatggcgttcgaatgatgaacgcccgaaatgtcaaaatcacgcagtggtaccaacattacgaaaaaagtgtgtaaTGTATGACAGgcatattttattttctaatgttggtgcttctgcacgattttgacatttgggacgttcaccattcgaacgccatcttcgcctaaaaatctggatactgcgcattttgtttttgttgatgtttttcttcaaatcaCCTTGCATTGTTGCCAGGTAtgtttttattgcaccaaaaatgcagaaaatcgctggcaacaatatCTACGGCACAGTCACAAATAACGCGCGGCGTATCGAGAAATTGaaatgcaacatggagttaaactttctgtgaagtttaccatgacagttgcgaaagtttaactccatgttaccggctcacatctctctttttaatttctcgatactttTGAGAGAAACGTGCAATATTACGGACAGAGGGACATGACACCGGGTTTTCAAATAATGATTCCGGGTTTATtattgagaaattaaaaagagagatgggagccggtaacatggagttaaactttcgcaactgtcatggtaaacttcacagaagcttgacagaaagtttaactccatgttgcacttttaatttctcgatacaagTTCTTGTAGCAAAACTGTCCAATTGCGATCGTTGCGATCGATTGTTCCATACcgatttggcagctgtccgtacaaaaatgtatgaaatgtatgaaaattcaaaaatctgtatcttttgaaagatttttttgatcgatttggtgtcttcggcaaagttgtagatatggaaaCATGACACA from Culex quinquefasciatus strain JHB chromosome 3, VPISU_Cqui_1.0_pri_paternal, whole genome shotgun sequence includes:
- the LOC6039739 gene encoding uncharacterized protein F58A4.6 is translated as MALFYVVDYTDSIDQYRLGQTRVKKRHKTELDKDTGVRVVHTDSIDLNHFLADLECFPRYRLRIANALLDFCPERQKLAVKLHPPSREPIDYEWGERANRILWERIELDEMMSWLSTLGGAFSALGDYKLACADVAGKISLQQMRFALRLGEPSLIARCRLYMAISLIQKYQFGAAKRIVQQIYRAEKRQYEPDTRLLKMCLGIWSKLRYEYELYQKRLNRPKQ